In Primulina huaijiensis isolate GDHJ02 chromosome 6, ASM1229523v2, whole genome shotgun sequence, a single window of DNA contains:
- the LOC140978293 gene encoding casein kinase 1-like protein HD16, with protein MPVLRSGVRRGRRGKQQQQQPPHNDINQNPNKDIVPVVEENAAIATRTRRRRAEAAAAVAVAEPVDDKVVAAVAAVEVREVEEQGERVLEQPERIEEVGEKPMDDYGSGGKSPDKGNAGDDELAATPIPERVQVGGSPMYRTERKLGKGGFGQVYVGRRVSGGSISERMGPGATEVALKFEHRNSKGCNYGPPYEWQVYNTLGGSHGVPRVHFKGRQADYYVMVMDMLGPSLWDVWNNNSHTMSVEMVACIAIEALSILEKMHSRGYVHGDVKPENFLLGPPGTTDEKKLYLVDLGLATRWRDGNTGVHVDYDQRPDVFRGTVRYASVHAHLGRTGSRRDDLESLAYTLIFLLRGRLPWQGFQGENKGFLVCKKKMATSPEALCCFCPQPFKLFVDHVVNLKFDEEPNYAKYISLFDGIVGPNPEIRPINTEGAQKLICQVGHKRGRLTFEDEEDEQPKKKVRMGMPATQWISIYNARRPMKQRYHYNVMDSRLAQHIEKGTEDGLFISCVASCLNLWALIMDAGTGFSAQVYELSPFFLHKEWILEQWEKNFYITAVAGATNGSSLVVMSKGTQYLQQSYKVSDSFPFKWINKKWKEGFYVTSMATSGNRWAVVMSRGAGFSDQVVELDFLYPSEGIHRRWDNGYRITATAATSDQTALVLSMPRRKPVDETQETLRTSAFPSTHVKEKWAKNLYIASVCYGRTVS; from the exons ATGCCGGTGCTGCGTAGTGGAGTGCGCAGAGGCCGGAGAGGGaagcagcaacagcagcagCCACCACACAACGACATAAATCAGAATCCAAACAAAGATATCGTCCCGGTTGTTGAGGAAAACGCGGCTATTGCGACAAGAACAAGGAGAAGAAGAGCAGAAGCAGCTGCAGCCGTAGCGGTTGCTGAGCCCGTGGATGACAAGGTAGTTGCAGCTGTAGCAGCTGTTGAGGTTAGGGAGGTTGAGGAGCAGGGAGAAAGGGTTTTGGAACAACCAGAAAGGATAGAGGAGGTTGGGGAAAAGCCGATGGATGATTACGGAAGTGGCGGGAAGAGCCCTGACAAAGGGAATGCCGGCGATGACGAGTTAGCCGCAACACCTATCCCAGAAAGG GTTCAGGTTGGTGGTTCACCAATGTACAGAACTGAGAGGAAGCTTGGCAAGGGAGGTTTTGGACAAGTATATGTCGGGCGCCGTGTCTCTGGCGGTTCCATCAGTGAAAGAATGGGCCCTGGGGCTACAGAA GTGGCTCTAAAATTTGAACATCGTAATAGTAAAGGGTGTAATTACGGGCCTCCTTATGAATGGCAAGTGTACAA TACTCTGGGTGGAAGTCACGGTGTTCCAAGAGTGCACTTCAAGGGCCGACAAGCTGACTATTATGTGATG GTCATGGATATGCTTGGACCAAGTTTGTGGGATGTGTGGAATAATAACTCCCACAC GATGTCTGTTGAAATGGTCGCATGCATTGCTATAGAAGCACTATCTATATTGGAGAAAATGCACTCGAGAGG GTATGTCCATGGTGATGTGAAGCCTGAGAACTTTTTGCTTGGTCCTCCAGGGACCACTGATGAGAAAAAATTGTACCTAGTTGATCTTGGTTTAG CTACTAGGTGGAGAGATGGAAATACCGGTGTGCACGTTGATTATGACCAACGGCCCGATGTTTTTAG GGGAACCGTTCGATATGCAAGTGTTCATGCTCATTTAGGTAGAACTGGCAGTAGGAGAGATGATTTAGAATCTCTTGCATATACGCTCATTTTCCTTTTGCGTGGGCGTTTGCCTTGGCAGGGATTTCAG GGTGAGAACAAAGGGTTTCTAGTTTGCAAGAAAAAGATGGCGACTTCACCCGAGGCGCTTTGCTGCTTCTGTCCACAGCCATTTAAGTTGTTTGTGGATCATGTagtaaatttaaagtttgacgAGGAACCCAATTATGCTAAATATATCTCCCTTTTTGATGGGATTGTGGGACCAAATCCAGAAATTAGGCCAATCAACACTGAGGGTGCACAGAAG CTTATCTGTCAGGTTGGTCACAAGAGAGGACGACTGACTTTTGAAGATGAGGAAGATGAACAACCTAAAAAGAAAGTTCGCATGGGGATGCCTGCTACGCAGTGGATTAGCATTTACAACGCTCGTAGGCCCATGAAGCAGAG ATATCATTATAATGTGATGGACTCGAGGCTTGCCCAGCACATCGAAAAGGGTACCGAAGATGGCCTATTCATCAGTTGTGTGGCATCTTGTCTTAATCTTTGGGCTTTAATAATGGATGCAGGCACTGGCTTCAGTGCTCAAGTTTATGAGCTCTCACCTTTTTTCCTCCACAAG GAATGGATATTGGAACAGTGGGAGAAAAATTTTTACATCACTGCAGTTGCTGGAGCTACAAACGGTAGTTCATTGGTAGTAATGTCTAAAG GAACTCAGTACTTACAACAGTCTTACAAAGTCAGCGATTCATTTCCGTTTAAATGGATAAACAAAAAGTGGAAGGAAGGTTTTTATGTCACATCCATGGCCACATCTGGAAATAGATGGGCAGTCGTCATGTCTCGGGGTGCTGGATTTTCAGATCAG GTGGTGGAGCTAGATTTTCTTTATCCAAGTGAGGGCATCCATCGCCGATGGGACAATGGTTACCGCATAACTGCTACAGCAGCAACTTCTGATCAGACTGCACTGGTTTTGAGCATGCCAAGAAGAAAACCAGTGGATGAAACACAAGAGACACTTCGTACATCTGCTTTTCCCAGCACACACGTCAAG GAGAAATGGGCCAAAAACTTGTACATTGCATCCGTTTGCTATGGTCGTACAGTTTCGTAG